A region from the Takifugu rubripes chromosome 22, fTakRub1.2, whole genome shotgun sequence genome encodes:
- the prss56 gene encoding serine protease 56 isoform X1 — MLLLISLLFVILDCLLGAPTGREVYRMPQSALKALSDRGTVVLEAAMSGALSALEHASSDRSRAEAGCRGCVPCLFQDCGQLTGPCSPLSSGLTEPSCDIITKAQKLQDEAERSWTLSQACAYYQHRCPPGEQDKESCIRIMGESCSARVLQCSLLNTMQNLEPATQTHVQAVCGQRLSMAQNVTQPRSRIVGGSPAPPGSWPWLVNLQLDGGLMCGGVLVDSSWVVTAAHCFAGSRSESYWTAVVGDFDITKTDPDEQLLKVNRIIPHPKFNPKTFNNDIALVELTSPVVLSNRITPVCLPTGMEPPTGSPCLVAGWGSLYEDGPSADVVMEAKLPLLPQSTCKSTLGKDLVTNTMLCAGYLSGGIDSCQGDSGGPLIYQDRISGRFQLHGITSWGDGCGEKGKPGVYTRVSAFSDWIQEEIRKSLGSREPTCTELLKTTDMTEEEQRSEFSSLCHFYRLTCPPGQSTSACSQMAEDKCLTRFKKCQLRSFLQTLLDLLQRAEDYIRDKVDLTFFTQTLPQLVEHIYSVSFTHTREKRDLGLRQSLTQIDGVLLLAELDGAVVPAEPASSLDLPMFREVGPSLDEWVEYLTTISDDLDKLNTSTDISNPARQEEKLFLQSEESSVPQLQGEFQNVISALRSKLNSRAAPHVLHLDTKEVQDEQELPNNPRVPVSPTGAPFYSSSSSTNWESQKPWSLSTALTNEKNLRTQGELVTEGDTFERSPTSEDSSFLKHGDGMELGALDLLPALQTAAVTEGAQTQSPAVDIKAGHTLNLHRKHRSLLRKRQTSGSSGRICPGVKETSQQVSQVRNSYRWVLNIPGKNLRMNFQEVLVDLSSKNDHGLYQARVRAVVGGRPLTFYSLVGLENDSFYRSVPRIIALALEGLKT; from the exons CACTGTCTGATCGCGGTACTGTGGTTCTAGAGGCAGCCATGTCTGGTGCTCTATCTGCTCTTGAGCATGCATCATCTGACAGAAGTCGAGCTGAAGCCGGCTGTCGGGGCTGCGTACCATGTTTGTTTCAGGACTGTGGACAACTGACTGGTCCCTGCT CACCTCTTTCCAGTGGCCTAACAGAAcccagctgtgacatcatcactaaAGCGCAGAAGCTTCAAGATGAAGCTGAGAGAAGTTGGACTCTCAGCCAGGCCTGTGCGTACTATCAGCACCGCTGCCCACCTGGCGAGCAGGACAAGGAGAGCTGCATTCGGATCATGGGTGAGAGCTGCAGCGCCCGCGTGCTTCAGTGCAGCCTGCTTAACACGATGCAGAACCTGGAACCCGCCACGCAAACACACGTAcagg cagtgtgtggCCAGAGATTGTCTATGGCGCAGAACGTCACACAGCCTCGCTCTCGAATCGTGGGTGGCTCTCCTGCCCCTCCAGGCAGCTGGCCCTGGCTGGTCAACCTGCAGTTAGATGGTGGACTGATGTGTGGAGGGGTCCTGGTGGACAGTTCCTGGGTTGTGACAGCGGCTCATTGTTTTGCCGG cagccgtAGTGAGAGCTACTGGACTGCTGTGGTGGGAGATTTTGACATCACCAAGACTGACCCCGATGAGCAGCTCCTTAAAGTGAATCGCATCATCCCTCATCCTAAG TTCAACCCAAAGACATTTAACAACGATATAGCCCTCGTGGAGCTGACATCACCAGTGGTATTGTCCAACCGCATCACACCGGTTTGTCTTCCCACTGGCATGGAGCCCCCCACTGGAAGTCCATGCCTGGTGGCAGGCTGGGGCTCTCTCTATGAGG ATGGCCCATCTGCCGATGTGGTGATGGAAGCTAAGCTACCCCTGCTGCCACAGAGCACCTGTAAGAGCACCCTCGGCAAAGACCTGGTCACAAACACGATGCTCTGTGCTGGATATCTCTCTGGAGGGATCGACTCGTGTCAG GGAGATTCTGGAGGCCCCCTGATTTACCAGGACAGAATTTCAGGTCGCTTCCAGCTCCATGGCATTACCTCCTGGGGAGATGGCTGTGGAGAAAAGGGTAAACCGGGAGTCTACACACGCGTGTCTGCTTTCTCAGACTGGATTCAGGAAGAGATACGAA AATCTCTCGGAAGCAGAGAGCCAACATGTACAGAACTTCTTAAAACAACAGACATGACAGAGGAAGAACAGAGGTCAGAGTTTAGCTCACTATGCCACTTCTATAGACTGACCTGCCCCCCCGGTCAGTCCACCAGTGCTTGCAGCCAAATGGCCGAGGACAAGTGCCTCACCCGCTTCAAAAAATGTC AATTGCGCTCCTTCCTGCAGACCCTGTTGGACTTGCTCCAGAGGGCTGAGGACTACATCAGGGACAAGGTTGACCTGACCTTCTTCACTCAGACGCTGCCTCAGCTGGTGGAGCATATCTACAGCGTGTCTTTCACTCACACCAGAGAGAAGCGGGATTTGGGCCTGAGACAAAGTCTCACACAGATTGATG GGGTTCTGTTACTTGCAGAGCTAGACGGAGCTGTGGTGCCAGCAGAGCCTGCCTCCTCTCTGGACCTCCCTATGTTCAGAGAGGTGGGACCATCattggatgagtgggtggaatATCTGACAACAATTTCTGATGACCTTGACAAACTAAACACATCCACGGACATCTCAAATCCAGCAAGACAAGAGGAGAAGCTTTTCTTGCAG TCAGAAGAGTCTTCAGTACCTCAGCTGCAGGGGGAGTTTCAGAACGTTATCTCTGCATTGCGCTCTAAATTAAACTCCAGAGCTGCTCCCCATGTCCTGCACTTGGACACCAAAGAAGTCCAGGATGAACAAGAGCTTCCCAACAATCCCAGAGTTCCAGTTTCTCCCACAGGGGCACCATTCTACAGCAGCTCTTCCTCAACTAACTGGGAATCCCAAAAGCCTTGGTCTCTCTCAACAGCTCTGACGAATGAAAAGAATTTAAGGACCCAGGGTGAGCTTGTGACAGAAGGGGATACTTTTGAAAGGAGCCCCACCTCTGAAGACTCTTCTTTCCTTAAGCACGGTGATGGAATGGAATTAGGAGCCTTAGATTTACTGCCTGCGCTGCAGACGGCAGCTGTCACAGAGGGCGCTCAAACACAATCGCCGGCTGTTGACATAAAAGCTGGACATACTTTAAATCTCCACAGAAAACACAGGAGTCTTCTCCGTAAGAGGCAGACATCAGGGAGCAGTGGAAGAA TTTGTCCTGGAGTGAAAGAGACCTCACAGCAAGTCAGCCAGGTTCGAAACTCATACAGATGGGTCTTAAACATCCCAGGCAAGAACTTACGCATGAACTTCCAGGAG GTCTTAGTTGATTTAAGTTCAAAGAATGATCACGGACTCTACCAAGCACGGGTCAGAGCTGTAGTCGGCGggagacctttgaccttctaCAGTCTTGTAGGTTTGGAAAATGATTCATTCTACCGTAGCGTGCCAAGAATCATCGCTTTGGCATTGGAGGGACTAAAAACTTAG
- the prss56 gene encoding serine protease 56 isoform X2, which produces MLLLISLLFVILDCLLGAPTGREVYRMPQSALKALSDRGTVVLEAAMSGALSALEHASSDRSRAEAGCRGCVPCLFQDCGQLTGPCSPLSSGLTEPSCDIITKAQKLQDEAERSWTLSQACAYYQHRCPPGEQDKESCIRIMGESCSARVLQCSLLNTMQNLEPATQTHVQAVCGQRLSMAQNVTQPRSRIVGGSPAPPGSWPWLVNLQLDGGLMCGGVLVDSSWVVTAAHCFAGRSESYWTAVVGDFDITKTDPDEQLLKVNRIIPHPKFNPKTFNNDIALVELTSPVVLSNRITPVCLPTGMEPPTGSPCLVAGWGSLYEDGPSADVVMEAKLPLLPQSTCKSTLGKDLVTNTMLCAGYLSGGIDSCQGDSGGPLIYQDRISGRFQLHGITSWGDGCGEKGKPGVYTRVSAFSDWIQEEIRKSLGSREPTCTELLKTTDMTEEEQRSEFSSLCHFYRLTCPPGQSTSACSQMAEDKCLTRFKKCQLRSFLQTLLDLLQRAEDYIRDKVDLTFFTQTLPQLVEHIYSVSFTHTREKRDLGLRQSLTQIDGVLLLAELDGAVVPAEPASSLDLPMFREVGPSLDEWVEYLTTISDDLDKLNTSTDISNPARQEEKLFLQSEESSVPQLQGEFQNVISALRSKLNSRAAPHVLHLDTKEVQDEQELPNNPRVPVSPTGAPFYSSSSSTNWESQKPWSLSTALTNEKNLRTQGELVTEGDTFERSPTSEDSSFLKHGDGMELGALDLLPALQTAAVTEGAQTQSPAVDIKAGHTLNLHRKHRSLLRKRQTSGSSGRICPGVKETSQQVSQVRNSYRWVLNIPGKNLRMNFQEVLVDLSSKNDHGLYQARVRAVVGGRPLTFYSLVGLENDSFYRSVPRIIALALEGLKT; this is translated from the exons CACTGTCTGATCGCGGTACTGTGGTTCTAGAGGCAGCCATGTCTGGTGCTCTATCTGCTCTTGAGCATGCATCATCTGACAGAAGTCGAGCTGAAGCCGGCTGTCGGGGCTGCGTACCATGTTTGTTTCAGGACTGTGGACAACTGACTGGTCCCTGCT CACCTCTTTCCAGTGGCCTAACAGAAcccagctgtgacatcatcactaaAGCGCAGAAGCTTCAAGATGAAGCTGAGAGAAGTTGGACTCTCAGCCAGGCCTGTGCGTACTATCAGCACCGCTGCCCACCTGGCGAGCAGGACAAGGAGAGCTGCATTCGGATCATGGGTGAGAGCTGCAGCGCCCGCGTGCTTCAGTGCAGCCTGCTTAACACGATGCAGAACCTGGAACCCGCCACGCAAACACACGTAcagg cagtgtgtggCCAGAGATTGTCTATGGCGCAGAACGTCACACAGCCTCGCTCTCGAATCGTGGGTGGCTCTCCTGCCCCTCCAGGCAGCTGGCCCTGGCTGGTCAACCTGCAGTTAGATGGTGGACTGATGTGTGGAGGGGTCCTGGTGGACAGTTCCTGGGTTGTGACAGCGGCTCATTGTTTTGCCGG ccgtAGTGAGAGCTACTGGACTGCTGTGGTGGGAGATTTTGACATCACCAAGACTGACCCCGATGAGCAGCTCCTTAAAGTGAATCGCATCATCCCTCATCCTAAG TTCAACCCAAAGACATTTAACAACGATATAGCCCTCGTGGAGCTGACATCACCAGTGGTATTGTCCAACCGCATCACACCGGTTTGTCTTCCCACTGGCATGGAGCCCCCCACTGGAAGTCCATGCCTGGTGGCAGGCTGGGGCTCTCTCTATGAGG ATGGCCCATCTGCCGATGTGGTGATGGAAGCTAAGCTACCCCTGCTGCCACAGAGCACCTGTAAGAGCACCCTCGGCAAAGACCTGGTCACAAACACGATGCTCTGTGCTGGATATCTCTCTGGAGGGATCGACTCGTGTCAG GGAGATTCTGGAGGCCCCCTGATTTACCAGGACAGAATTTCAGGTCGCTTCCAGCTCCATGGCATTACCTCCTGGGGAGATGGCTGTGGAGAAAAGGGTAAACCGGGAGTCTACACACGCGTGTCTGCTTTCTCAGACTGGATTCAGGAAGAGATACGAA AATCTCTCGGAAGCAGAGAGCCAACATGTACAGAACTTCTTAAAACAACAGACATGACAGAGGAAGAACAGAGGTCAGAGTTTAGCTCACTATGCCACTTCTATAGACTGACCTGCCCCCCCGGTCAGTCCACCAGTGCTTGCAGCCAAATGGCCGAGGACAAGTGCCTCACCCGCTTCAAAAAATGTC AATTGCGCTCCTTCCTGCAGACCCTGTTGGACTTGCTCCAGAGGGCTGAGGACTACATCAGGGACAAGGTTGACCTGACCTTCTTCACTCAGACGCTGCCTCAGCTGGTGGAGCATATCTACAGCGTGTCTTTCACTCACACCAGAGAGAAGCGGGATTTGGGCCTGAGACAAAGTCTCACACAGATTGATG GGGTTCTGTTACTTGCAGAGCTAGACGGAGCTGTGGTGCCAGCAGAGCCTGCCTCCTCTCTGGACCTCCCTATGTTCAGAGAGGTGGGACCATCattggatgagtgggtggaatATCTGACAACAATTTCTGATGACCTTGACAAACTAAACACATCCACGGACATCTCAAATCCAGCAAGACAAGAGGAGAAGCTTTTCTTGCAG TCAGAAGAGTCTTCAGTACCTCAGCTGCAGGGGGAGTTTCAGAACGTTATCTCTGCATTGCGCTCTAAATTAAACTCCAGAGCTGCTCCCCATGTCCTGCACTTGGACACCAAAGAAGTCCAGGATGAACAAGAGCTTCCCAACAATCCCAGAGTTCCAGTTTCTCCCACAGGGGCACCATTCTACAGCAGCTCTTCCTCAACTAACTGGGAATCCCAAAAGCCTTGGTCTCTCTCAACAGCTCTGACGAATGAAAAGAATTTAAGGACCCAGGGTGAGCTTGTGACAGAAGGGGATACTTTTGAAAGGAGCCCCACCTCTGAAGACTCTTCTTTCCTTAAGCACGGTGATGGAATGGAATTAGGAGCCTTAGATTTACTGCCTGCGCTGCAGACGGCAGCTGTCACAGAGGGCGCTCAAACACAATCGCCGGCTGTTGACATAAAAGCTGGACATACTTTAAATCTCCACAGAAAACACAGGAGTCTTCTCCGTAAGAGGCAGACATCAGGGAGCAGTGGAAGAA TTTGTCCTGGAGTGAAAGAGACCTCACAGCAAGTCAGCCAGGTTCGAAACTCATACAGATGGGTCTTAAACATCCCAGGCAAGAACTTACGCATGAACTTCCAGGAG GTCTTAGTTGATTTAAGTTCAAAGAATGATCACGGACTCTACCAAGCACGGGTCAGAGCTGTAGTCGGCGggagacctttgaccttctaCAGTCTTGTAGGTTTGGAAAATGATTCATTCTACCGTAGCGTGCCAAGAATCATCGCTTTGGCATTGGAGGGACTAAAAACTTAG
- the chrng gene encoding acetylcholine receptor subunit gamma produces the protein MCVRLALSQSSAVDSLMDSGCPLSLSLFIRVFMISAAASAVNLEGELFKDLMKGYNKNVRPTEKSGDITQVDIKLTLTNLISLNEKEEALTTSVWIELQWCDYRLRWDQPPRSTLYGNITKPLRIPSKILWLPDIILENNVDGQFEVALYCNALVSPDGCVYWLPPAIYRSACPITVNYFPFDWQNCTMVFRSQTYSANEIDMVLKVEDNHTLEWVDIDPEAFTENGEWAIKHRPAKKVINSQYTKDDREYQEVIFFLIIQRKPLFYIINIIAPCVLFSSLCLLVYYLPAKAGGQKCTMSVATLLGQTVFLFLIAKKVPETSKAVPLIAKYLMFVMSVTTMVVMNCVIVLNVSLRTPSTHIMTDAVRKVLLNILPRLLKMQMRPWTPNNDSTPEIRNREPLATDGNGIFLVPCRRRSSMTLITKAEEYAMKTARSELMFSRLKERNGLMKSVLEKLHDGLDGGTPEQLGISLAKASPEVKKCVASCKHIAETARQQSNFQNENEEWFLVARVIDRACFIVMASVFFIGTIGVFLMGHFNQPPSAPFPRDAKTYLPPINVLG, from the exons ATGTGTGTCAGATTAGCATTGTCTCAGAGCAGTGCTGTAGACAGTCTAATGGATTCTGGATGTCCGCTTTCTCTGTCACTCTTCATCAGGGTGTTTATGATTTCTGCGGCAG CCTCAGCCGTCAACCTCGAAGGGGAGCTTTTCAAGGATTTAATGAAGGGCTACAACAAGAATGTTCGTCCCACAGAAAAGAGCGGTGACATCACTCAGGTGGACATCAAGTTGACGCTCACCAACCTCATCTCCCTG AATGAAAAGGAGGAGGCCCTGACAACAAGCGTATGGATAGAACTG CAATGGTGTGACTACAGGCTCAGGTGGGACCAGCCGCCCAGGTCCACTCTCTACGGGAACATCACCAAACCTTTAAGGATCCCCTCCAAGATCCTCTGGCTGCCGGATATTATACTGGAGAACAA TGTGGACGGACAGTTTGAGGTTGCCCTCTACTGCAATGCTCTGGTGTCTCCTGACGGATGTGTTTACTGGCTGCCTCCTGCCATTTACCGCAGCGCTTGCCCCATCACCGTCAACTACTTTCCCTTTGACTGGCAGAACTGCACCATGGTCTTCCG CTCACAGACCTACAGTGCCAATGAGATTGACATGGTTTTGAAAGTGGAGGATAACCACACGCTGGAGTGGGTAGATATTGACCCAGAGGCTTTTACTG AAAATGGGGAGTGGGCGATCAAACACAGGCCTGCTAAGAAGGTGATCAACAGTCAATACACTAAGGATGATCGAGAGTACCAGGAGGtgatcttcttcctcatcatccagAGAAAGCCCCTCTTctacatcatcaacatcattgcTCCCTGtgtgctcttctcctccctctgcctcctggtCTACTACTTGCCTGCCAAAG CGGGTGGCCAGAAGTGCACCATGTCCGTAGCCACCCTCTTGGGCCAGACTGTTTTCCTGTTCCTCATAGCTAAGAAGGTTCCTGAGACCTCTAAGGCAGTGCCTCTTATTGCCAA GTATTTAATGTTTGTGATGTCAGTGACCACGATGGTCGTGATGAACTGTGTGATAGTCCTCAATGTGTCCTTGAGGACCCCCAGCACTCACATAATGACAGACGCAGTTCGAAAG GTTCTCTTAAATATCCTGCCCCGCTTGCTGAAGATGCAGATGCGGCCCTGGACACCAAATAATGACAGCACTCCTGAGATTAGAAACAGGGAACCTCTGGCCACAGATGGAAATGGCATCTTCCTGGTTCCCTGCAGGCGCCGTAGCTCCATGACGCTCATCACCAAGGCGGAGGAATACGCGATGAAGACGGCTCGGTCTGAACTCATGTTTTCCAGACTTAAAGAGAGAAACGGGCTGATGAAATCAGTACTGGAGAAACTGC ATGACGGACTGGATGGAGGAACACCCGAGCAGCTCGGTATCAGCCTGGCAAAGgcctctccagaggtgaagaagTGCGTGGCCTCCTGCAAACATATTGCTGAGACTGCGAGGCAACAGAGCAACTTCCAAAAC GAGAATGAAGAGTGGTTCCTGGTTGCCCGGGTGATTGACAGGGCCTGCTTTATCGTCATGGCATCTGTGTTTTTTATCGGCACAATCGGGGTCTTCCTGATGGGGCATTTCAACCAGCCTCCCTCCGCGCCTTTCCCCAGGGATGCCAAGACATATCTGCCACCGATAAATGTCCTGGGGTGA
- the LOC101071395 gene encoding phospholipid scramblase family member 5 codes for MIGTMSTVTSQPVPFDRLEREKHIQAIFRAFRNRCGPTCQCQLPSPGLASSHQTPPPDWEYEARSSLAPPGTTNGSQVENRWPAAGTHFLSKLQTVDKFEITARPEVQGPQCVPRRIYSIATGGSRPQFFVAVEETSCICLQCCGPARACSLQGFDCQGRQIFNFERPLRVDACCLGCCLMEMGVYTPQKHLIGTVSQRWSMFTPLLEVCDADGSSSVRIQGSCCPCRCFSNQQFKIVSNIGEEVGTVWKKWPGFNEEQNMDHEYFGLDVPLCLDSNTKLLLLAATFLLNHMFFEMS; via the exons ATG ATTGGAACCATGTCTACAGTCACCAGTCAACCAGTCCCCTTTGATCGCTTGGAGCGAGAGAAACACATCCAGGCCATCTTTAGAGCCTTCAGGAACCGCTGTGGGCCGACATGTCAGTGTCAGCTTCCCTCACCTGGGCTCGCCTCATCCcaccaaacacctcctcctgactGGGAATACGAGGCAAGGTCAAGTCTGGCTCCACCGGGGACAACAAATGGCTCACAGGTGGAGAACCGCTGgcctgcagcaggaacacacttcctgtccaagCTGCAAACAGTTGATAAATTTGAGATCACTGCCAGACCTGAGGTGCAAG GACCACAGTGTGTTCCCCGGAGGATCTACAGCATTGCCACAGGAGGAAGCAGACCACAGTTTTTTGTGGCCGTAGAAG AGACCTCATGCATATGTCTCCAGTGCTGCGGTCCAGCTCGTGCCTGCTCCTTGCAGGGATTCGACTGCCAGGGTCGTCAGATCTTTAATTTTGAAAGGCCCCTGAGGGTGGATGCCTGCTGCCTGGGTTGCTGCCTGATGGAAATGGGTGTCTACACACCTCAAAAACATCTCATTGGCACTGTGAGCCAGAG GTGGAGCATGTTCACCCCTCTCCTGGAAGTGTGCGATGCTGATGGATCGTCATCTGTCCGGATCCAGGGCTCCTGTTGTCCATGTCGCTGCTTCTCAAATCAGCAGTTCAAG ATAGTCTCCAACATTGGTGAGGAAGTGGGAACGGTGTGGAAGAAATGGCCTGGCTTTAATGAAGAACAGAACATGGATCATGAATATTTCGGCTTGGATG TGCCACTATGTTTGGACTCTAACACTAAACTGCTTCTATTGGCAGCCACTTTCTTGTTG AATCATATGTTCTTTGAAATGAGCTGA
- the eif4e2 gene encoding eukaryotic translation initiation factor 4E type 2 isoform X1, protein MNNKFDALKDDDSGDHDQDQGSPKDGEKEKTEDEEKEQNVSKKKMVVPGAGEHPLQYNYTFWYSRRTPGRPASTQSYEQNIKQIGSFASVEQFWRFYSHMIRPGDLTGHSDFHLFKEGIKPMWEDDANKMGGKWIIRLRKGLASRCWENLILAMLGEQFMVGEEICGAVVSVRFQEDIISIWNKTASDQATTARIRDTLRRVLNLPPNTIMEYKTHTDSIKAWEDFHGLVNASGGR, encoded by the exons ATGAACAACAAATTTGACGC TCTAAAAGATGATGACAGTGGAGATCATGACCAAGACCAAGGCTCACCGAAAGACGGTGAGAAGGAAAAAACTGAAGATGAGGAAAAGGAACAGAATGTCTCTAAGAAAAAG ATGGTGGTTCCAGGGGCAGGGGAGCACCCACTTCAGTACAATTACACCTTTTGGTACTCCAGACGTACCCCGGGAAGACCAGCCAGCACGCAGAGTTATGAACAGAATATAAAGCAGATTGGCAGTTTTGCCTCG GTGGAGCAGTTCTGGCGTTTCTATAGTCACATGATTCGGCCAGGTGACCTGACGGGACACAGTGACTTCCACCTTTTCAAAGAGGGTATTAAACCTATGTGGGAg GACGATGCCAATAAGATGGGTGGAAAATGGATCATACGTTTGAGGAAGGGCTTAGCCTCCCGGTGCTGGGAGAATCTGATCCTGGCAATGCTTGGGGAGCAGTTCATGGTCGGCGAGGAGATCTGTGGGGCCGTGGTATCTGTACGCTTCCAG GAGGACATCATCTCCATCTGGAACAAAACCGCCAGCGATCAGGCCACAACTGCGCGCATCAGAGACACTCTGCGCAGGGTCCTCAACCTCCCCCCCAACACCATCATGGAGTATAAAACTCATACAGACAGCATTAA AGCCTGGGAAGACTTCCACGGCCTGGTGAATGCTAGCGGAGGACGTTAG
- the eif4e2 gene encoding eukaryotic translation initiation factor 4E type 2 isoform X2: MNNKFDALKDDDSGDHDQDQGSPKDGEKEKTEDEEKEQNVSKKKMVVPGAGEHPLQYNYTFWYSRRTPGRPASTQSYEQNIKQIGSFASVEQFWRFYSHMIRPGDLTGHSDFHLFKEGIKPMWEDDANKMGGKWIIRLRKGLASRCWENLILAMLGEQFMVGEEICGAVVSVRFQEDIISIWNKTASDQATTARIRDTLRRVLNLPPNTIMEYKTHTDSIKYSLGRLPRPGEC, encoded by the exons ATGAACAACAAATTTGACGC TCTAAAAGATGATGACAGTGGAGATCATGACCAAGACCAAGGCTCACCGAAAGACGGTGAGAAGGAAAAAACTGAAGATGAGGAAAAGGAACAGAATGTCTCTAAGAAAAAG ATGGTGGTTCCAGGGGCAGGGGAGCACCCACTTCAGTACAATTACACCTTTTGGTACTCCAGACGTACCCCGGGAAGACCAGCCAGCACGCAGAGTTATGAACAGAATATAAAGCAGATTGGCAGTTTTGCCTCG GTGGAGCAGTTCTGGCGTTTCTATAGTCACATGATTCGGCCAGGTGACCTGACGGGACACAGTGACTTCCACCTTTTCAAAGAGGGTATTAAACCTATGTGGGAg GACGATGCCAATAAGATGGGTGGAAAATGGATCATACGTTTGAGGAAGGGCTTAGCCTCCCGGTGCTGGGAGAATCTGATCCTGGCAATGCTTGGGGAGCAGTTCATGGTCGGCGAGGAGATCTGTGGGGCCGTGGTATCTGTACGCTTCCAG GAGGACATCATCTCCATCTGGAACAAAACCGCCAGCGATCAGGCCACAACTGCGCGCATCAGAGACACTCTGCGCAGGGTCCTCAACCTCCCCCCCAACACCATCATGGAGTATAAAACTCATACAGACAGCATTAAGTAT AGCCTGGGAAGACTTCCACGGCCTGGTGAATGCTAG